In the genome of Croceimicrobium hydrocarbonivorans, one region contains:
- a CDS encoding T9SS type A sorting domain-containing protein: MNKLKILIGIWLLGLSALLAQNGPTPCGSSINYAPDPDYPGYTPTKRLRLVLHIIQEANGKSNFTAVDMADQSGHPQSAYWQNLINSLNRVHANLAEESRQDPDHPTPHMLDSRIRFSLSPQNVVYDRDPEFHKHFTDSKEDRLNSLYKRFVTDNPNLNFKENALHVFAFPHHSPNNEHWGSFNSNRLILNGSYQDFLANGISAWATMTGALNHEIAHCIGLLSPNRDANYNCDPFQDDFCDDTPSSQALNPCPCNSSPAADGLPCSNNMMASNARKDALTRCQIGRLHYALTHNNARHYVDFSDFCNYHDRPLSLAGGSNEVWENPRYLIGDLILEPGASLTLKCYLSLPEKAVIKVMPGAKLIIDGGQVGNICGKYFDGIYVFGNSRSSQSPANQGMVILKNNAIIENAVVGLSFIGIKGNYQNRTLVWSQTGGYVLAENSSFKNNLKDVEFMSYHPKNSLGKEVNNRSYFENCNFLTTDEAPLSASQFKDHISMWDVNGIRFSGCSFKEERSAMPASESRTGIKGIRSTFQIDHRCINPSNCINFDRSEFLGLKQAIEARRNGSKGLIKIEHTHISCYKGIYLFGTFESLVRANTFEIEHIPIQASNFTEYPYGLYLDACDQFNTEGNQFNGHGNAMTEGAAGLVIRNAGETDNEFYRSQFHDLHLGSQAIGINRHSQYLKGLRFRCNSYLNGFTDLDIRQSPMSISSLFGIARNQGFRATPVLLPNNEFSNLSSILNFNIDNEGAQINYVFDGPANRTNLKYPYSISPRIRRLAKAGPSVCSNRISTYGSDGTQLEIDLMNAKPLLIQGLNQMQLLTDGGNTDYFLQLIESAVSGNALQVYNDLQSASPFLSNWVLAQLAVSEYPFSQEQIRDLLMANPHSARNPTLIQSLRNRSDNFPEAYILDIAGTGEQYSLRDSLMEDLARVELEYTQILNEYIAGRMLDSNNSTEALHSYLKHPSQASFHYHLADRYFADKNFVKFNQVKDSIALAFPLRGRDLEYHQSYEQLYSMLYNWFLQDSVLFKAEDHITELQNFATSHNQLPAEYFALLAMLDQFPLLHDVYMPESGLSAKHNLSSDSNLIKVEDNTLSLYPNPANEKVELAWTGKGQPSNVQVFESSGRILYHREWSGKEPLLINISKWPSGTYWIQVQDERHGTLHRSLIVSH; encoded by the coding sequence ATGAATAAATTAAAGATTCTCATCGGAATATGGCTTTTAGGACTATCTGCTCTATTAGCCCAAAATGGTCCAACACCTTGTGGTAGTTCCATTAATTATGCTCCTGATCCAGACTATCCTGGATATACCCCTACCAAAAGGCTAAGACTGGTACTACATATCATACAAGAAGCGAATGGTAAAAGCAATTTTACTGCTGTTGATATGGCAGATCAAAGCGGTCATCCCCAAAGTGCTTATTGGCAAAACCTTATAAACTCATTAAATCGGGTTCATGCCAATCTAGCGGAGGAAAGTCGGCAAGATCCCGACCATCCCACGCCACATATGCTTGATAGTAGAATTCGCTTTAGCTTGTCCCCTCAAAATGTTGTTTATGATCGAGATCCCGAATTTCACAAACACTTCACCGATTCAAAAGAGGATCGCTTAAACAGTTTGTACAAACGTTTTGTGACGGACAATCCTAATTTGAATTTTAAAGAAAACGCCTTACATGTCTTTGCCTTTCCCCATCATTCACCCAATAATGAACATTGGGGTAGTTTCAATTCGAATCGACTTATTCTTAATGGATCCTACCAAGATTTTTTAGCAAATGGTATAAGTGCTTGGGCCACTATGACCGGTGCCTTAAATCATGAAATAGCTCATTGCATAGGTCTATTATCGCCCAATAGAGATGCGAACTACAATTGTGATCCTTTTCAGGATGATTTCTGTGATGACACCCCTTCGAGTCAAGCTCTAAATCCCTGCCCTTGTAATAGCAGTCCGGCTGCGGATGGACTTCCTTGTTCCAATAACATGATGGCTTCAAATGCTAGGAAAGATGCCCTTACCCGATGTCAGATTGGGCGATTACATTATGCATTAACCCATAACAATGCCCGGCATTATGTTGACTTTTCTGACTTCTGCAATTATCACGACAGGCCTTTAAGCTTAGCAGGTGGTAGCAATGAAGTATGGGAAAACCCGCGTTATTTAATAGGTGACTTAATTCTTGAGCCCGGCGCTAGCCTAACCCTAAAATGCTATTTATCCCTTCCTGAAAAGGCCGTAATTAAGGTAATGCCTGGTGCAAAACTCATCATTGATGGCGGTCAGGTTGGAAACATCTGCGGAAAATACTTTGATGGAATTTATGTTTTCGGAAATTCTCGCAGTAGTCAATCACCTGCAAATCAAGGCATGGTGATTCTAAAGAACAATGCCATCATCGAAAATGCAGTGGTTGGCTTAAGCTTTATTGGTATCAAAGGCAATTATCAAAATAGAACTTTGGTATGGAGTCAAACCGGTGGCTATGTTTTAGCGGAGAACAGCAGCTTTAAAAATAATTTAAAGGATGTTGAATTCATGAGTTACCACCCTAAAAACAGCCTGGGCAAGGAGGTTAATAATCGTTCCTATTTCGAAAACTGCAATTTTCTAACTACGGATGAGGCCCCACTTTCGGCATCTCAGTTTAAGGACCATATTAGTATGTGGGATGTGAATGGCATTCGTTTTAGTGGATGCAGCTTTAAGGAGGAGCGCAGTGCTATGCCTGCATCCGAATCGCGCACAGGCATCAAGGGTATTCGATCCACTTTCCAAATCGATCACCGTTGTATCAATCCATCGAACTGTATAAATTTTGACCGAAGCGAGTTCCTCGGTTTAAAACAAGCGATTGAAGCTCGGCGTAATGGCAGCAAGGGTTTAATTAAAATAGAACATACTCATATAAGCTGCTATAAAGGTATCTACCTCTTTGGCACCTTCGAAAGTTTAGTCCGTGCCAATACTTTCGAGATCGAGCACATTCCAATTCAGGCGAGCAATTTCACAGAATACCCTTATGGCCTGTACCTTGATGCTTGCGATCAGTTTAATACCGAAGGCAATCAGTTTAATGGTCACGGCAATGCAATGACTGAAGGCGCTGCCGGTTTGGTTATACGAAATGCGGGGGAGACCGATAATGAATTTTACCGATCCCAATTCCACGACTTGCACCTAGGATCTCAGGCTATCGGTATTAATCGACATAGCCAGTACCTAAAGGGTCTTCGCTTTCGTTGCAATAGCTATTTAAATGGATTTACGGATTTAGATATTCGTCAGTCCCCTATGTCGATATCTTCACTATTTGGAATTGCTCGTAACCAAGGCTTTAGGGCAACCCCCGTTCTTCTACCCAATAATGAGTTTAGTAATCTTAGTAGCATTCTCAATTTCAATATAGATAATGAAGGAGCCCAAATAAACTATGTATTCGATGGCCCAGCCAATCGCACTAATTTGAAATACCCCTATTCTATTAGTCCCCGGATACGCAGACTCGCCAAGGCTGGCCCTTCGGTCTGTTCCAATCGCATTTCTACTTATGGTAGTGATGGCACTCAATTAGAAATCGATTTGATGAATGCGAAACCCCTCCTTATTCAAGGCTTAAATCAAATGCAATTGCTTACAGATGGTGGCAATACGGATTATTTCCTGCAATTGATAGAAAGTGCCGTTTCCGGAAATGCTTTACAGGTTTACAATGACCTCCAATCGGCCTCACCCTTTCTCAGTAATTGGGTACTCGCTCAATTGGCTGTTTCTGAATATCCTTTTAGTCAAGAGCAAATTCGGGATCTATTAATGGCAAATCCACATTCGGCTCGCAATCCTACTCTAATCCAAAGCCTCCGGAACCGAAGCGATAATTTCCCGGAAGCCTATATCCTAGATATTGCAGGGACAGGGGAGCAATACAGTCTTCGTGATAGCCTTATGGAAGATTTAGCCAGAGTAGAATTGGAATACACTCAAATTCTAAATGAGTATATAGCAGGCCGAATGTTGGACAGCAATAACAGCACAGAAGCTTTACATTCTTACCTAAAACATCCTAGTCAAGCTTCCTTTCACTACCATTTGGCCGATCGCTATTTCGCCGACAAGAATTTTGTGAAATTCAATCAGGTAAAAGATAGCATCGCTCTAGCCTTCCCTTTAAGAGGGAGGGATTTAGAGTATCATCAAAGTTATGAGCAGTTGTACAGCATGCTATATAATTGGTTTTTACAGGATAGTGTTTTATTTAAAGCCGAAGATCACATCACGGAATTGCAAAACTTTGCTACTAGTCACAATCAATTACCTGCTGAATACTTTGCCCTATTAGCCATGCTTGATCAATTTCCCCTCTTGCATGATGTCTACATGCCCGAATCAGGACTTAGCGCCAAGCATAATCTAAGTTCAGACAGCAATTTGATTAAGGTAGAAGACAATACCCTTAGCTTATATCCAAATCCCGCAAATGAAAAGGTAGAATTGGCTTGGACCGGCAAAGGGCAGCCCTCAAATGTTCAAGTTTTTGAGTCAAGCGGACGAATACTATACCATCGAGAGTGGTCTGGCAAAGAGCCTTTACTCATCAACATTTCCAAATGGCCTAGTGGCACTTATTGGATACAAGTACAAGATGAGAGGCACGGTACCCTGCATCGTTCCTTAATTGTTAGTCATTAA